CCGACCCGAAGCCCTCGCGGACCGACCCCGATCGGGGCGCCCGCGGGTGGTACCGGGCATCACCGATGCCCGGATCGTGCGCCAGTTCCGGCGCGACCCGTTGCGCCTCGGGTACAACACGACCGGTTGGACCGTGGCCTTATTAGCGGCGCACCTGAGCCGGACCCATAACGGCCGGATCACCCCGGACACGCTCCGCCGACGGATGCGCGCGTTGGGGCTGCGGTGGAAGCGCCCCCGGTACGTATATGCGGACAAGGACACACCGGGCCCAGAAAAAAGGGGCTCATCCGCCGGCTCAAGCGGTTACCGCGCGACGCCGTCGTGC
This region of Gemmata massiliana genomic DNA includes:
- a CDS encoding helix-turn-helix domain-containing protein produces the protein MESRPVARTFRGLQAVLLVARGRSVSEVARVTDLKPWAIYAWVRRYLSEHRPEALADRPRSGRPRVVPGITDARIVRQFRRDPLRLGYNTTGWTVALLAAHLSRTHNGRITPDTLRRRMRALGLRWKRPRYVYADKDTPGPEKRGSSAGSSGYRATPSC